The following proteins come from a genomic window of Flavobacteriaceae bacterium MAR_2010_188:
- a CDS encoding D-alanyl-D-alanine carboxypeptidase / D-alanyl-D-alanine-endopeptidase (penicillin-binding protein 4) — protein sequence MQQGFTTFILKYRILILYTLTVLLFYNCGTSRIEKKINQQISLEDYQNQFTGLLIIDAETSDTVYSINSDKYFTPASNTKIFTLYSSLQYLGDSIPAIKYKIENDTISIVGTGDPTFLHPYFQDSTLMKFVEPFNYIKIYEQNLRDEKYGPGWAWEDYDTYFSPERHSLPMYGNVLQIFGNNGINTVPGSLRDKVLTKEFNFRRDYYDNKFYFNLKTNDTLEVPIVMDLKTRTMLWDSLLNIPHQLYTGIPNGALSIKYSIPSDSLYKRMMLVSDNFLAEQLLILCSSVENNQLDTKKVRENILSENLKGLKQKPRWVDGSGLSRYNLFTPSSFVDILSRLFKANEKKRLFSIFPSGGSSGTLKNWYVDDEAYVFAKSGSVGNNYCLSGYLITKSNRTLIFSFMNNHFTRPTAQVKEGIQTILEMLRNNY from the coding sequence ATGCAACAGGGTTTTACAACTTTCATTTTGAAATACCGAATTCTCATTCTTTATACGCTCACAGTGTTATTGTTTTATAACTGTGGCACATCGAGGATTGAGAAGAAGATAAATCAACAAATAAGTCTTGAAGATTACCAGAATCAATTCACAGGTTTGCTTATTATTGATGCGGAGACAAGTGATACTGTCTACTCAATTAATTCTGACAAGTATTTTACCCCGGCAAGCAATACAAAGATTTTTACGCTTTATTCCTCCCTTCAATATCTAGGCGACTCGATACCCGCTATCAAATATAAAATCGAAAACGATACTATTTCTATCGTGGGAACAGGCGACCCAACTTTTCTTCATCCCTATTTTCAGGATAGTACTTTAATGAAGTTTGTTGAGCCCTTCAACTATATAAAAATATATGAGCAGAACCTCAGAGATGAAAAATACGGACCGGGCTGGGCATGGGAAGATTACGACACTTATTTTAGTCCAGAGAGGCACAGTTTACCTATGTATGGCAATGTGCTTCAAATATTCGGGAATAATGGAATAAACACCGTCCCAGGTAGTCTCAGAGATAAGGTTCTAACTAAGGAATTTAATTTTCGGAGAGATTATTATGATAACAAATTTTACTTTAATCTTAAAACAAATGACACACTTGAAGTGCCAATTGTCATGGACCTTAAAACCAGAACAATGTTATGGGATTCGCTCTTAAATATTCCTCATCAACTTTATACGGGCATTCCGAATGGCGCTCTATCCATAAAATACAGTATTCCTTCCGATAGTTTATATAAGAGGATGATGTTGGTAAGCGATAATTTTTTGGCAGAACAGCTCCTCATTTTGTGTTCTTCAGTTGAAAATAATCAACTCGATACCAAAAAAGTTAGAGAGAATATTCTATCTGAAAATCTAAAAGGTCTGAAACAGAAACCTAGATGGGTTGATGGCTCTGGTTTAAGTAGGTATAATCTCTTTACCCCATCTTCCTTTGTTGATATTCTAAGCCGATTGTTCAAGGCAAATGAAAAAAAGCGCCTGTTCAGTATATTTCCTTCTGGCGGAAGTTCTGGAACCTTAAAAAATTGGTATGTAGATGATGAAGCTTACGTGTTTGCCAAATCTGGTTCGGTCGGCAACAATTACTGTCTGAGCGGCTACCTTATTACTAAATCTAACAGAACGCTTATTTTTAGTTTTATGAATAATCATTTCACGCGGCCAACAGCTCAGGTTAAAGAGGGTATACAAACAATTTTGGAAATGTTGAGAAACAACTATTAA
- a CDS encoding outer membrane insertion C-terminal signal yields MKYFKLFLLLMLFSTAHKGMAQLSGAEKPWIVGLSYNVVDDSSLRFKEFFNISEHWNTIFLPTTLNVEYMFSEKFSAESALSYNRFIPQYEKFYTPPSSKKSYIGFDLNAKFYFLKNDILREKEFMPYVMSGFGYSTVDSLNWFHFNFGLGVSYWFNPLWGAKIQSTGKWTLDLSDSTNYKHHMIGIMYLFAE; encoded by the coding sequence ATGAAATATTTTAAACTATTTCTTTTACTAATGCTATTTTCTACTGCACACAAAGGGATGGCGCAACTCTCCGGTGCTGAAAAGCCTTGGATTGTTGGTTTAAGTTACAATGTAGTTGATGATTCTTCCTTACGTTTTAAAGAGTTCTTCAACATTAGCGAACATTGGAATACCATCTTCTTGCCAACAACTTTGAACGTTGAATATATGTTTAGCGAGAAATTCTCTGCAGAATCTGCATTGAGTTACAATAGATTTATTCCACAGTACGAAAAATTTTATACCCCACCTTCTTCAAAGAAATCTTATATCGGCTTCGACTTAAATGCTAAATTCTATTTTCTTAAAAATGACATTCTGAGGGAAAAAGAATTTATGCCCTATGTGATGAGTGGTTTTGGTTACTCAACTGTTGATAGCTTAAATTGGTTTCACTTTAATTTTGGCCTTGGTGTATCATATTGGTTTAACCCGTTATGGGGAGCTAAAATCCAATCCACCGGAAAATGGACTCTTGACCTTAGCGACAGTACCAACTATAAGCATCATATGATAGGTATTATGTATCTATTTGCAGAATAA
- a CDS encoding exosortase/archaeosortase family protein yields MEDNTGINKRQLIKRFFIKAGVFYLLWQILYLGIVRPNGHIDQFLTNLVISGTVTGLNVLGLESTNIVNIVYIGNIAAVRVENQCNGLELLALFVGFLICFPGKSLPKLIVSIIGSILLFITNIIREILLSLNYVYFESSFNINHKYTYTIVVYFIVFLIWKYWIKNFSIVSKNA; encoded by the coding sequence ATGGAGGATAATACCGGTATTAATAAGAGACAGCTAATAAAAAGATTTTTCATAAAAGCAGGTGTTTTCTACCTACTATGGCAAATCCTGTATTTAGGCATTGTTAGGCCAAATGGTCATATTGACCAGTTTCTCACAAACTTAGTAATTTCTGGTACGGTAACTGGTTTAAACGTATTAGGATTAGAATCTACCAATATAGTTAATATCGTATATATCGGTAATATTGCGGCTGTAAGGGTTGAAAATCAGTGTAATGGACTCGAGCTGCTTGCTCTCTTTGTAGGATTCTTGATTTGTTTTCCTGGTAAGTCGTTGCCTAAACTTATAGTTTCTATCATAGGTTCTATTCTGCTTTTTATCACAAATATTATTAGAGAAATCTTATTATCACTCAATTATGTTTATTTCGAGTCATCGTTCAATATTAATCATAAGTACACCTATACAATCGTAGTATACTTTATTGTGTTTTTAATTTGGAAATATTGGATTAAGAACTTCTCGATAGTGTCAAAAAATGCCTAA
- a CDS encoding lipopolysaccharide transport system permease protein — protein MSSGKSYDLVIEPKSSLFKLNLAEVWRYRDLLMLFVRRDFVSVYKQTVLGPLWFIIQPIFTSVVQLFVFTNIAQISTDGIPPLLFYLSGNVMWQYFSGCLTLTSNTFRGNAGIFGKVYFPRLITPLSLVISQLLKFAVQFGLFLAVWFYFYYDQSAGALNPNWTIILLPVLVIIMAGLALGAGMIISALTTKYRDFSFLLSFAVQLLMYATVVIYPLSAAPVEYRKYIIANPMTPLIETFRYSFTGTGTFSWLYLGYSFFFMIILMLAGIVVFNKVEKTFMDTV, from the coding sequence ATGTCTTCAGGAAAAAGTTATGATCTTGTTATAGAACCAAAATCAAGTCTTTTTAAATTAAATTTAGCGGAGGTCTGGCGCTATAGAGATCTATTGATGCTATTCGTACGCAGGGACTTTGTATCTGTCTACAAACAAACAGTCCTAGGTCCGTTATGGTTTATTATACAACCGATATTTACTTCAGTGGTGCAGCTTTTTGTTTTTACCAATATCGCACAAATATCCACTGACGGTATTCCACCCCTTTTATTTTATCTTTCTGGCAATGTCATGTGGCAATATTTTTCGGGTTGCCTAACACTAACCTCTAATACATTTAGGGGTAATGCAGGTATTTTTGGGAAGGTATATTTTCCTCGATTGATTACTCCATTGTCCTTAGTTATTTCACAGTTATTGAAATTTGCAGTTCAATTTGGTCTTTTCTTGGCTGTTTGGTTTTATTTTTATTATGATCAATCTGCAGGAGCTCTGAATCCGAATTGGACAATCATATTGCTTCCTGTCCTTGTAATAATTATGGCAGGTTTAGCCTTGGGGGCGGGAATGATTATATCAGCCTTAACCACAAAATACAGAGATTTTAGTTTTTTATTATCTTTTGCAGTGCAGCTATTAATGTATGCCACAGTCGTCATATACCCCCTTTCAGCAGCACCTGTGGAATATAGAAAATATATCATTGCAAATCCTATGACGCCATTAATAGAAACGTTTAGGTATTCTTTTACCGGTACAGGAACTTTTAGTTGGTTGTATCTTGGTTATAGTTTTTTCTTCATGATTATTTTAATGCTCGCCGGTATTGTGGTATTTAATAAAGTCGAAAAAACATTTATGGATACTGTGTAA